Sequence from the Cydia splendana chromosome 10, ilCydSple1.2, whole genome shotgun sequence genome:
TACGAACAATAAAATTGCGTAAAATTTCATACATTCCGGCTGATGTGATGCCGCTGATTTTTATTTCGCGATTTCGCCATTGGTCCCGgtataaaagttgttcagtatgacctatagaGTCACTATACGCAAAGTGTACATTCGAGTAATGTAGTTTCGTTGACAGCATTAAATTGGAAGATGTAATGGTTGACCATTATCCTCTACCATTAACTGTGTACCTATTCAGTTGCGTGCATTGTCAAAACGGCGGCGTCGTCACGAAGGTGCTGGTATCTAAAATAAACAACAGACTATGCCAAGAAACGGTTCAGCGTGCGTTCATCCTGACGTCCGAGCAAAGcaaacacgtttatttttagatttttgtcCATTAGAGACGCGCTAAAATATTCTCCTTCAACCTCTTAACATTTTAGTTTATTCACCTCATACCATAACTTTGAATGATAATTGGCACTATTGGCAGACTCCTATAATTCAATAACCAAAAGTGAATTATAATCTTAACAAATTTATTTGAACTGATAGTGCAATAGtaatgattaaaaaataaagttcatTCTGATTACACTGAAAGATCCGGTTGCAATAACATCTAGGTACATCTTGATTACAATAACAAGTTACATACAAAAACAACTCAACTTTGCAtggaaactaaaataaataatatagatGCAAAAGCAAGAGCCAAAATGTAAATTAACGCGTTTCTTCACGCTAAACCCGATTTGCTTCGTATGCTAATCAATTCAGTTCAAAATCATTATTTTAGACACTCAAGCACATAAAAGGCCTGCCACTTCTGATGTAACCATTAAACGAGCAGGAATTTGACATTCCGACTCCAGAGAtgttacaaaaattacaaaataactgtataccatcGACTACAACGACCAGCCTCGCATGTTGAAGTTTTAGCGATAACTGCACCCATACTAACGCAATTATAAATAGAGGTCGAGGAATGTGTATGACGTCCTGAGCGAGCCCACGCGCCGACCAATCACAAGCAAACACAGAGAGGCTCGTCTGGGTTCATGCGATAAACATAACCGTTATACAAAaggataaaaatacaaaatcccATATAAATAAAGTTACATGTTACCTCAAAGATAAGTATTAGTCGCAAAATCATTGAATATGATTTGAATTTGAATCGGATTCGCTGTGTTTTTGTTAAATCAGGTTGAGCTGCTCTTTTGCGCGGGTTTTAGGCATAGTAGAGTGAGAAAACAGTAATTCGTCATGACTTACGTATGAATGAAAAGAGCGCACTATTGAACAGAACGCGTTCGACGGCCACCAGCCGTATTCCTCAATTCTTTGCGCGCGTAGTCGGACGTGTCGTGCGCAGCGTGTGTGTTGTGCCAGCTTATACACAGAACACAAACACTCGCAGTGTATTTAgtataagaataaaaatactACATAACTAATCAAAATGGGCATGGCTATCAATAATCTACCCCAGGTGAGTGTCCTCTGTTTTATTATATGTGTattgattttatatttaattttaatagccGGCAAGTTTGGTTTGAATTGGAAAGTAACAGTAGTTATAATGACCGCTTTGACCTTGTGGAACTTGTTCACGATAAAGAACGAGTCTCCTATCTTGCTCGTTCGTTTTGCATCCGCGCGTAATGCAATCCAGTTTCAGTGAAGGATTATGTAAAATCTCTTATGCTTTTAATATATTAAGCAAATTCAGCGAAATTTAAGTACTTATAGTATTTTCAATCCAACTTATGAATATATTGTGattaaaagttttatattttcacGAATTTCACGAACAACTACCAACTCGTTACCTAATCTACAGAAGCAGTGAGTGCTATGACGACGACGCATGGTGTATTGTTGCATATAAAATAAggaaattacattttttttcgtaatCGTACTAAAGGAAAACCATCCTTACTTACACATGATTACTATTCTGGGATAACCATTAGCATTTAGCATAAAAATGTGATGGCTGActttattatcataaaaaagCCAGTAAAAGTGTATGCTCATATTGCTCATCACATGTTATCACAACTTATTTATTcgcaaataatatttacaatCGTGCAGCCCCACAGCTCGAACAAGTGCAAATTACACGTGCAGCCGCTTAGGACGTATTAAAACACGGCAATATCAAGTCCAAGTTCATGTTACGTTCTCCACATGATATTTTAATATCgtatgtaaatacatatttatattgtgaTTGACTTTCCAAACCGGAGGTCGTGGGTAATCCTGTCTCATAGGTTATATTGTAACTTATAACCAATTACTTTTCAGGCTTATAGATACTTTATCAAGCCGCAAATTTTTCAATGAAGAGATAACGCTGTAAAGGTCTTAGTCAGACTTACGAATTGCATTTGATAAAAAAAGATTAAGGTGTATGTATAGCACCCAATAGCCCTGCGCCGACCTGGATACCTATTCCACAAAATGATTATTCTCTATATGGGGTATTTCCCCTTATGGACATTATGGGTTATTTCCCTTATTGCATATACCCTCTCGTTCATATCACGAGCCGGTCAGTGGGACATGCTCCTAACAAGGTTTTCTCTTCCTTGCAGATCCGCGAGGAATGCGAGATCTTCCAGTGGTCCGACAAGCAGCTACGAGAGATCATGGTGCGCCTCCACAGCGCTATTGAGAAAGGCCTCGGCAGAGATACCCATGAATCCTCCATCGTCAAGTGCTGGATCACTTACATTCAAGACTTACCCAATGGAAAAGGTAAACTTTCATCCAATAAAAACAAATTGTAATTTCGTAGGCTAGAAGACAAAGActtatatttctttattttcagaacGCGGTAAATTTTTGGCGTTAGATTTGGGCGGAACCAACTTCAgagtattaataataaatttaggcgATAATCACTTCGACATGCAGTCCAAAATTTATGCCATACCTCAACACATCATGACTGGTACTGGATTAGCTCTGTTCGATCACATAGCCGAGTGCTTAGCCAATTTTATGAAGGTATAAAACATTTAGATTGTCACAAAAGATGTATTTACGcaattaaaaacatattttttaatttaaatgctGGTTTGTTGTTAGGAACACGGAGTGTATGAAGAACGTTTGGCGCTCGGATTTACATTCAGTTTCCCGTTAAAACAACTTGGTCTCACGAAAGGCATTTTACAACGTTGGACCAAAGGATTCTCTTGCTCTGGCGTTGTCGGCACAGATGTCGTCCAGGGATTAAAAGACGCCATCGCGAGACGTGGAGTAAGTGTCAAATATCTTAATCATATCACTCCTTTTAGTTTAACTAATTAGAGAAAACCCTCAGTATCCCATAATTGAAAACAATCCTGTGCAGTTCTCCTCATTGATGCAATGGCATGACATAGGTATTAAGAATGATACCTTTTTCTTCAGAAAGTAGCAAGTTTCCTGTGCCCTCCGAAAAAGCTTCAGAGGCTGTTGTAGTAACATTTATAATTTCTTGCAAATTGCAGTCTTCCTAGCCCACATCATTGTGATGAAATGTACATAAGAAGTAATTTTACAGGACCTTTCATTATCTGTGATGGGCATTCTTAACGATGCCACCGGCACTCTTTTGTCATGTGCACATAAGGAACGCCATTGCAAGATAGGCTTGATAATTGGTGAGTTGACGATGATACCAGCTCTCTATCTTCGATGTAACGCATGAATCTGGCAACCGAAATGAGAGCCCAGTAGAGGCTTTCTAGACAACTTATGACAACTCAGTACCTATGGTCGATCATTTGTTTCTGTTTAATCCTATTGATTAATATTTAATCAATGGACTGCACACAAAATAACCAATGATATTTCTTCGACTTTTCTTTGATATGAGAAATGACCAAAGAGATGCTTCCTACTGTTTCTTTTAGTTTCATGCACATAGCTTGTTTGGTTCTAATTGGAATGCAGCTTTTTACGTTTTCGGTTTCTCCAATTGACGAAGTCCAATTCAATTGTTTAACAAAATTTTACATTAGGTAATAATTACCTGGATGGATAATGGATTACTATAATTGaaataaagtatatattttttgagaTACATACATTTAATAAATTGTTCTTTTGTGATCGAACTGACAACTGAGTTGCTATAAATAAACTCGAAAGCTTCTAAAATCATCTTCAACATGAGGTCGATTCAGAACTCTGCATCCAACTCAACTCAAACTGGAATAATTTTTCATATCTATTCCTAAACGCATGTGTTCTCACTCTTGTAGGACGTACAGATTGACATATGCGCTATTCTGAATGACACCACGGGTACATTGATGTCTTGCGCGTGGAAAAACCACAACTGCAAAATAGGACTCATCGTTGGTAGGTTTACCTTGTTTATTGGCGTGTGGTGGTGTGCTTTCCTGTTGTTTAATGTGTCTAATGAGCTTGAGTATACAACTTTACACACGTCGAGATAAAATGATTTTGACGCCAGTTCACCATCATCTTCAATCATAATCAAACGACGACGTGTGTTTAGTTAAGACTCCTCTGGCTATCTACTTCTAACTCTCATAACATAcatgacattattaatatttttaaagcatGATTGCCTGACCATATTGGGAATGCATAAGCATGTTAAATTAAACCAAATTCTAAATTTAACTCCAGTGAGCAAAATTATTATGAATGACAATGAGTTAATCAAGCGTAAAACAGGCCAGAATTTTCATAAATGAAAAATACAGACTAATGAAGCTTGTAGTAATGTTAAATATTAAACTTCAATTTACACCTCAGTTACTTTAGTTAGTTATTAACGACAAGTGTGTGGGAAAATGGCTATGTATTATTCGTGAGACTTAACAACGATCAAAGTACAGACTGGCATGATTTTGCATTTATTTAGACGAGTTTTTGTCGGCTACTGTGTCATTAACGCTTTTTTATGAATGAATCTTACTGCAAATGTTTTTTAATGCCTAATcattttatattaggtactggCAGCAACGCGTGCTATGTTGAGAAGACGGAAGCCTGTGAGACATTTGAAGGTGGCTTGAGCAAACAAGACATGGTTGTAAACACAGAGTGGGGAGCATTTGGAGATGATGGAGCACTTGACTTTGTACGCACAGAGTTCGACCGCGAAATCGACCAACATTCCGTTAACCCAGGCAAACAAATGTGAGTCGGTAACAGGTGCAGTTTTAAATACTAACTAGATACCCTTCCCTGTAATGTGTActgatttatttaatgtttcGTTTCAGCCAGGAGAAGATGATATCTGGCATGTATCTGGGAGAACTAGTCCGTCTTGCGCTCGTGAAGTTCACGCGGATGGGTCTACTCTTTGGAGGTCGCGGCTCGGACCTTTTCTTCCAACGAGGCAGCTTCTACACTAAATACGTTTCTGAAATCGAGTCTGACAAACCTGGAGATTTCATGAGCTGCATGGAGGTGCTTGAGGAATTGGGTAAGTTATGACCAACTTCCAACTGTAGCTTTTGCAAACTGGCTTGAGTCACAAATATATTGTTACTATTGCACTATCCGCGTACGAACCAAAATGTGCGCTACGCGACTCAAACTTGACGATTTTTACCAACAGTCAAAGGGAGTGATATTATGTACTACGACATCACATCCATCAGAGCCAATCTCGATACAATTGATCTGTTTTCGTTTAATAGTCGCTATTAATATGATGCACGTGAGTCCGGTTGTATATTTATACAGGCTCTAGAAAAATTACAACACAAGGAACAGTCATATCATTGtctttgatttattttatgGCAAATCATTTTGTATCGTCAGTTAGTTAGCGGCAAGTGGTTGTGATGGATGACTGGTCTTTTTATACTGTTGAAACGATCTATGATAAAAACTGCTAGGCATCGGTAGGTACACAATACATATGTTATAGGGTTACATAAGCTACCTGATGAATATTGCGCATAAGTTGCAGACTATACTATATTACATCACATTATACATAGTCAGGCCGTAGGTTAGGTATTAGGGtttgctcccgggaaataccgGAACCGAAaataccgggaattcccgggatttagagccaagcaaagaaccgggattacaaaattaaaatcccggtactttcgggattttAGGGACTAACATTTCCGGTACAATATTTGACTGTTTTCTGTTACTTAGCAAGAAATATcatgtttttaaagaaatatattgTATCAATCTAAGGCTGATGCATAAAATCAtgtatttacaaacaagatatatactgtggtattactaaaagaaatcaataaatatcttaaatctaaaataggcccttgaggcattgtaccaaggatgctggcggcatttcctcgctgtatcgcatgctgatacgttgtgtgtgcgaggtagccgccagctcttaggtcaccagttacgtcaaccaaacgcttcgcgatttctgcaaacaacttatgcgcgctgatGGTGATACTAATACTTTTACGGCTGAccacaatattaaaataaaaaaaaaatagtcaatgggttTGACAATGCCGACAATATAAAATTGCGTAATTTGAAACTTTAAAGGCATAAGCGTTTATacgataaataattatatacgaATAATTAGTTAAGTACATACTAAGTACGAGCAAAAAATAGGGATGACTTTGCAGAAAGTAAAAATATGACATATACCTAGTTTAGGATTaaaccaaattatattatttagtagttagtaagtacatatatagtACCTATAGTACGCAGAGGCACTGAGGCAGTCCATATCACAGTTTAATGTAGGCAATGATTGTGTGGGTTAAAGTCACATATATATTATCGTACAAAAGAATTGTGTGTACCTTCACTATGATACTTTTTATATCGTACCAATATTTAGAGAAAGATTCATGGTCATTTTACGCTTTTATTTACTGAAAGTTAAGGTAAAATATGACTTTTGAAGGCAcactgagacaaaaaactaacaaaaacacactaagaattacaaaaataaaacttaatccggggacaaggagagtcaactaataggaacaaattgacttttgcaatttccatttagtcggaaatacaacttctatatttgtaatttgaagtatgctagagtaatttcagaaatttggttttgttattccgagaggtgctttagcaatatcggaggtgatgacgtcatgggtgaaaactaaccgttttgtaattctaagcgtgctttagcaatatcggagacgatgacgtcataggttttactaaactgtactgcgattccaagctagctgttgttattctagagataatgacgtcacaggcaaaaactaaactgtttgcaattcctccgcccctagcaaacgggcgccgcgagagcatgcgcgcgtggtagctacccgtctctatttctgtctgtatgaataaaaaagcatttggtagtatatctctgtactaaagaggcactataaaagcctgtcgagatattttacccattcctttcttattcatacagtcagaaagagactagtagttattacgcgcgcaacatgctctcgcggcgcacctgtgctagggaggttggaattgcaaacagtttagatttacctatgatgtcattatcactagaataacaacagctagctcgaagttgcagaacaatatattcctgtagaccccaactacacagtaggtcgcgggttaatatgtccatggcccacaatatatcctaaatttattatttaacttaagtatgttttaaacaaagaagacacgagacacgcccgcccgacatccgacacaatactaactctaaccaaatgaacgtagcaagtagtaaattttactaaaatcactaacattcgtttcgctgtgttggtattacaaaactcgtttagtgattggtacaacaatgaacataaacacaacaagtctatctactaaataccagtaaactttgtaatgtcgctatagtaacaactgaattgttattttaaatggggtaatgttattcccgcgaactcgttttttagatattacaaaactatgtaagtgagacatttactaaaatcataacttgaaatcacagatgcttttttccaaaaatcacaaactttactagtaaaaatcggagaattttagtagtaataaaaattgattgtaacaaatactgaactttgtttaatgctccatttactaaagtctgtttgctgaaattagatttagtattactgagctgtttgtagaaataaataaattttacagaaatagtgaaacttccatgattactactaaaacttcattttttcccccagtacagaactgtttattaattcctggtgatgatttttctctcagtgcagtCCCGAAAGTACCGAAAATACCGGGAATTCTTTTAAAGCTTTTAAACAGTACCGGTTCTGCAATCCCTATTAGGTATACACAAGACGACCGAAAGCaataaaaaattaatattatatacttaacATGAAAAAAACAATGTGTAAACTAAAATATTCCACGATTATCGCTATAAACAAAGGTTACTGTCCCCGTAAGCTAAAGTTAGTGACGTCAATAGTTTTTTTGTGACGGAATTCGTTTTCAGTATCTACGAACAAAAACTTCGTGATAACTGTTTTACTGCCTGTAGGTTGACTTCGCGTTGGATTCGTACCATACATACTTAGTGAAACTAGTGAAAATGACTCGACATAAAACAATATGGATTTAGAACATACCTAAACATCAACCAGTTTAGCTTTAATATTTGAGGGTAAATTTTAACGAAACCCGGCGAATAAAAAGGGAGTGtaatctttaggtacttacataaatatcTTATGTACACGAGTATACGAGGATGTATACGAGTATACCACCTATGATTAACTAATGAAATGACTACCTGTAGGTACTTGGGTTTGCATATTATTAGggaaaatttacaaaaataatcaGTGCTTATCTCTTTACCTCTAAACTCTAAAACAACGAATCTTTATGCCTTTGCTTAAGCAAGTTACGCATAATAGTTGTAGgtagtaaaaaatatactttactGACACTAAATATGAATTACCTAATCACAGAAAAGTCCGGTTTTAATTTATGCAACTCTGTTTTTGATTTATCTATAATTAGATTAATTAGTATACCTAATTACCTacaagtatgtatgtatacctatgtgcatctatataaatattttaagaatTCCTTCGATTACTAACCAATATACATATCAGCATCAGATCAGGGCATACCGTGGTGCTACACAATACCACAATACATTACAAAACCTCTATCCAATCCAACTCTGTAAATACCTATGCCGCCAACATTAAACACCCGTTTGTTTAAAGGGAACTCTAACTGATACATGTCAATACAGCTAACAAAACGTCCTTGTAGTCCTTATTAACTATTAACGAAGTGGGTGACGCAAGCTTGCGCAGTTTTaggtttattaaaattttcagTATCTCGCTTGACAAGTTTAACAAGCATGGTCTGCCTTTAACAACTACTAGTTATATGTGTTGTTCAAAAGCAGCTTTTTAGTGAAGTCTAGACTTTCGGTTAGTGTCATTATACTTATTGTAATGTGTTGAAATTGGCCAATTTATGTAAAAACATATCGAGCAATCACGATTAATATTCTATTCTTCGTAATGCATTGGAAACTTGTCTATAGTTAAAAACGTTATCTCCAAGTTATTTTCATCGAACCAAAGACCATCCAGCACTGGTATATCTTGACTcttagtttcttttattttcGAAAGCACTTACTTACTACGAAACTTACTTGCCGTCTGACATTGGCCGTAATCTAGTCAGACGAAAATCGGCTCGTCATCGATTTACGAGTGTATCTAGCCCATGTTCGCTTCCAACAGCATCTACAATATCGTGTACTCTAATTCCAGGGTTGTCCCATGCGACGGAGGCTGACATGGCGGCCGTGCGACACGTCTGCGAATGCGTCTCGCGGCGGGCCGCGCACCTTGTGTCGGCCGGGCTCGCGGTCCTCCTCAACAAGATGGGCGAGCCGCGCGTCACCGTCGGCATCGACGGCTCCGTCTACAGGTTCCACCCGCACTTCCACGCGCTCATGTGCGAGAAGATCGCACAGCTGATCCGGCCCGGGCTACAGGTGAGACAAACTTCATCAGTGCCTGTTTTCCCTGATTAAAGGACTCTTAGAATTTTCATTTGCCACTGCGTGGCAACCTTTATGCTTCATCCAACCGAAGCCTTGATGCAGCCTCTGCGGCACTGCCTCAGAGGTCTGGATGAATTTTTCTAGGGCTATGTCAGACAAGTGTCGCAAAGCATTTCAATTTCGGCATTATTtccaataagtacctactttactaTATGTGTGTTTTTCTTATCGGCCTTTACACGAGTAAACAgacatttaattataattatttgctAAGAAACGTTGATTACATCGCGCCCTTCGTCTtgctatacagggtgaccttagccattggacaaaccctgaaatcccacgtaaggttacttctcagaaatgctctaacggtaatatttttttaattagaacaaaagataaaaaaatacattaccaaacaaaagttatttccaataatcgacaacaaaaagaaacatactgtattagtCATTGGCAGCGCTTTTGactatttgtttgaaaatgtgcggcaatgatgacatttgttaacagtcagaatcttattaatgcaggggtgcgaaactcctgagatcggccaaactcggctccgctcgacTCAGCATTGCTCAGAGCAATTATTAGgattggcaccacttgacttccttttgcgtgcacgaccacagataagataatcacttgaattttgacaaccctaaatagccgaaagggatagtgccatatattagaaagggatagcatgactcgaccctgaaccgctgtcaaacttcggttttgtaggaagtttcctttctgtacggtagtactattatttattctgtgattaatgtcataaataaaaaagataatcaaaacggtcgaagaaggtttcatactatttattacctcaggagctactaacacatacaggttgctccaaagtaaagaatcgtaatttattaatttcttcgtaaccgctacaccgattgttatgatactttgtatacaggatgattcaggagacgtgagcaggactaacactgcgcattacgtaaattataagcaactgtttcgtatcagtattagtgaggttaacgttaattttctagtcgtgttaaaaaaaaagttattaatttatttacaacatgcatggtcaccctaaaatgagaatactaaactacccatattctgtgtcaaattaaatgtcatcagtgtcatcacggtctggtaacttttgaaaactcttatcttactcaagtttgacagtttattttcttcgtaatcaaaatgctgcctacggttaaagaggttttatgtttattaattaggtcttgtagggtgacctcATGGTCacactttttcttatttttgaactttttgtgagggcaaatttaattctctacaatcattcatacaatcatttgtagagaattaaatttgccctcacaaaaagttcaaaaataagaaaaagtgtGGTTTATTCACCtgaatacgacggtgatcgatcaattatcagttactgagtgtgcaggattagtcctgctcacgtctcgtGAAtcccctaatgcatatgtacatttcggctttgtccaatggctagggacaccctgtataatatacCTAACACTAAGGATCCTTTGCCTTGTACGTTTTATCAGTTCGAAATATAATAAAGACTTCTGCAAATGATAAACTATGGGCCAATTAAATTATAACCAACTTGATAACCTAAGCAACCCTACTCTAATCGGTTGTAAGATGTGCCAATGCGTAATAAACCCAGTAGGTAACATGTTTGTTAAGGAAAAACAACTGAGCGTGGAAAAAAACGATTCTTACCAAAAGatttttatctagtttagatctgGTAGTGAATAGTTAATTTTCCTTAGTATCTACTTTTTTTGCAAATTGAGCGACAATTAACTATAGTCACGCTTAATCCGACGCGGAAAATAAAACCCTCCTTGAAAAACTTAGATTGCATTAATCAGGGAATACGGATGACGGAAGTGGATTTCTTTCTATACAGCTTCGTATTTTCTTATAAACGAGGAAAATAGCTGCAATATTTTTTGTGAAACTTAATTATAAGTCATAAATATCTAATTACCCCATTAGTAAACACAACGCAATCTACACTACACCACCCACGTATTTAGAACTAATAAATCCGCGCAATCACTCTAATAGCGGCCTTTGGACCTTCCTCGATATCACTTGTCCGAAGTGACCAAGACGAGCCCCCTCGTCAATAACAAGTTTATCGAATTATGATAAACCCGTTCCAAAGGCGGACTATGCCCGACAAATAAAGCTATATCGCAACAATTTTTATCAGAAAAAAGAAGGCGTTGTTTTGACCGCTCGACCTCTGTGACGCGATGTGCGCTGACGAAATGTTATAAGTCTATGTCTGTCTATAATGGCTATTACTTTTAACATTTCGTACTTAGAAGTCGCACTGATAAATATTATCTAAATTAGAATTAAActgcagccaaataacactagaccTTCCAAAAAAGAGCCTGCCCAATCGTAATCAAGTCCTTGGATCGATTTTAATTCCCACAAAAAATGTGCAACGTAAGGGCTACACAGAAGTAGTTGGAGCAGCTATCAATAACACGATAATAATACCTTCTCATATACGTCAAATCATATGATTTGAATTTAATCAATCGAATAGGATCATCGTGATGCGgcaatttttaacaaatatttggtgattgtaaataaaatatcttattAGATAAATACAAAGGAACGTTAATAGTAgctaccactggtaacaacttggtggtaactagccGGTATAACCAGACATTTTAGTAAAAGTTAAATATCTGAATTGGCGCGCACGCAAACGTCGGCTTGATCATGATATGAAGTTACACTGAGAATTGTGACTAGGACCAAATTACTAGGCCCGATATTAAATGAGCAAATTTAGCTCGAACTATTAATAACGTCcttgtttatattttattgtatttttttaattagtaaaTTACTTTTGTTATAGTTGGGGAAATTAACGTGTATTCCTTGTATGTTATTGTGTATTTCTTTTGTGTTAGCCaatttttatgtataatttcCAATGCGATGTAAATATTGCTTgtgaataaatgaataaaataaaaataaaacgtcaagtaggtacctactttaaaaagtTTGCAACGAAACTATCTCGCAGACTATTTCAATGTCACTTGCTTACGAACGTGAAGTATGTCAAGAACAAGTAACACATCGCTCCGCATAGTTCGACGAATTTTTGGTAGCTTATCGTAAGAAGgttacataatatgtattaaaTTGGATGTATAACTGTTTCACCTAACTtccatttaattttcattttaaatgatatacttaatttcaaaaaataagtaagtaattagCATTAAC
This genomic interval carries:
- the LOC134794331 gene encoding hexokinase type 2, which encodes MGMAINNLPQIREECEIFQWSDKQLREIMVRLHSAIEKGLGRDTHESSIVKCWITYIQDLPNGKERGKFLALDLGGTNFRVLIINLGDNHFDMQSKIYAIPQHIMTGTGLALFDHIAECLANFMKEHGVYEERLALGFTFSFPLKQLGLTKGILQRWTKGFSCSGVVGTDVVQGLKDAIARRGDVQIDICAILNDTTGTLMSCAWKNHNCKIGLIVGTGSNACYVEKTEACETFEGGLSKQDMVVNTEWGAFGDDGALDFVRTEFDREIDQHSVNPGKQIQEKMISGMYLGELVRLALVKFTRMGLLFGGRGSDLFFQRGSFYTKYVSEIESDKPGDFMSCMEVLEELGLSHATEADMAAVRHVCECVSRRAAHLVSAGLAVLLNKMGEPRVTVGIDGSVYRFHPHFHALMCEKIAQLIRPGLQFDLMLSEDGSGRGAALVAAVACREIQNAA